Genomic DNA from alpha proteobacterium U9-1i:
TGTTGCCGATCTGCACTCCGCCGGCATTGAGCGCGTCGTCATGCTGACGGGCGACAACAGAGCAACAGCCGAGCGTATCGCCCGCGAAACCGGCGTCGACGAGGTTCACGCTGAGCTTTTGCCCGATGGTAAGGTTGCTGCAGTGGCAGCGCTTGTCGAACGCTATGGAGCGGTGGCGATGATCGGCGATGGCGTCAATGACGCCCCGGCCATGGCGCGCGCAAATGTAGGCGTCGCCATGGGCGCGATCGGTTCTGATGCTGCAATCGAGACCGCCGATATTGCGCTCATGCAAGACGATCTCTCGCGCTTGCCGTGGCTGATCCGTCATTCGAGGGCGACGCTCGGGGTCATCCGCCAGAACATCGCGTTCTCAATCGCGGTGAAAGGCGTATTCACGATTTTGACTGTGATGGGCGCGGCTTCGCTTTGGGGCGCGATTGCAGCAGATGTCGGCGCCTCTCTTCTAGTCGTGTTGAACGGTCTCCGGCTCCTCAATCGCGAGCAATCATAAGCGGCGCAATTTGCATCAAAGATTGCGGTTCATCGGGCGAGGCCATCCTGCGTCAGATTTTTGCGGGCAGCGCCGCCTGCCTGCCGCTCAGATAAAAGCCGACAATGATGACGCCCAATGTCAGAGCCTGCGTGGCGAAGCCTTCCCAAGTCGGAAAGAGGCCAAGCAATTCGACGCGTGGCAGCGCGGCAAGCGGATGGATGTCTACGAGCCCCGCTTCCTGCAAGCCGGCGACGCCTTTGCCCGCAAGGACGACGGCGAGCACTGCAATCAGCATCGCGCTATAAGAAAAGAACTGGGCGATCGGCAAACGCTTACTGTAGCTGAGCAAAGCCCAGCCGATGACCGCCAACGCCAATGCGGCGGTGGCCGCGCCGGCGATAATCGCCAGATGCGCGCCTTGGCTCCACAGCGCGATATAGAACAAGATCGTCTCGAAGACCTCGCGATAGACTACGACAAAAGCCAGCGCGAACAGGAACCAGGCTGAACCCTTGGAGAGCGCTTTCGACAGCTTTTCGTGGATGTAGGCCTGCCAGGCTTTCGACTGACCTTTGCCATGCATCCATATGCCGACCGAGATCAGCACGATCGCTGCGAGCAACGAGCCGAAACCTTCGGTCAATTCGCGGCTCGCTCCGCTGATCGAGATCAGGCTGGTCGCCGCCGCCCATGTCAGGACGCCGGCCGCGAGCGCGGCGATCCATCCGCCATGAACATAGGGCAGAACATCGCGCCGTTCCGCTTTTCCCAGGAATGCGATCATAGCGATGACGATCAACATCGCTTCGAGACCTTCGCGCAGCAGAATGGTGAAGGCGCCGGCAAAACTCGAAGTCGCGCTTGCCTGCTGGGGAGATAATACGCGCTCGGCGGCGTCGAACAGGGCGCCGATACGCTCGGCTTGCGCGCGCACATCTGTTGCGGGCGCGCCGGCAGATATGCTGGCGCGCAACGAGCCCATTGCTTGCTCGACGCGCGCCAGCAAGGCGCTGTCGCGCGCGGTGAGGATTGGTTCGACAGGTTCAAACCCATCGAGATAGGCCGCGAGCGCCAGTTCCTGTGCGCCGCGTTGGTCTCCCGCATCGTATCGCGCCACGCTTTGTGCAAGTTTTGCTCGCGCAATGTCGAGCGTGTTGCCGCGCTGTGAAACCGCTTCAGGGTGGTGACGCAGATAAGCGACGATCCGTGCGGCGTTCGGTTCGCCAATTTGGGCGGCGAGCGCTTCCGGCGTTGTCTGGACAAGCGCCTGCAGGTTCGGGACGCGATCACGCATCTGCCGATCTTCCGTCCACAAGCGCCTGCCTTGTTCGGCATCATCGAACGCAAAGCCGCCAACGTAAAAGGCGAGCGCCCAGCGATCATCGGACGAGAGATGAGCGAAACTCGCCATCGCCGTGCCGTCCAGACCCTGACCGATTACTTGATAGAGGCCAAAGATGCTGCGCTGGCGGGCGCGTTCGAGATCCGCAAACGCTACCGGGGGCGGAGATAACCCTCGCGCATTAGGTCCGTCGCCGTGGCCCGCGGCGCCGTGGCAACTCGCGCATTGCTCAGCGTAGAGCGCCGCGCCGCGTGACATATCCGGCGGCGCGGAAGGGGCGAGCGGCGTGGGATAGGCGGCGAGGAGATCGCGCGCCAGCAGATGCGCCCGATCTGCTACCTCCTGCGGCGCGGCCTTGCGTCCGATGGCGGCGACCAGTTGGTCTGCCTGCAAGATGAGGGCGGGCTGGGTCGGCGTCGGCGGCAGGGCCGCCAGACGCTCGCGGACCGAGGCCGAAAATTCCCGCATTTCGGCGTACTCGGCCGCGTTCACCACCGCGCCGTCGGCGACGGCGCCAGAATAATCGACCGCAAGATAGTCCAGCAGCCGCCAAGCGACCTGCGCGGGCGGCGTTGTTTCCTGGGCGAAGCTAGGTGCAGAAAACAGCGTGGCGGCGAATGCGAAGGCAACCACCAGAAGCCGAGAACGGTACGACATTTTTTGCGGTCTTTTCGATAAAATGCTATTGCGTATCAGTCGCGTGCTTCGCCTGCAAACGGCCGAGAACGCGCGGTCGGAGTGGGTCACTCAGCTCCGACGTCCGATGGGGCTCGAATACGGGCGGTGAATAGCTTACATTCTCTAGTCGCTAGAGGATCAATAGGAAAAAATGCAGGCTATCGGCGAAGCCGCCAAGCGCACCGGACTAAAGGTCCCGACCATTCGCTTTTACGAGCAAGAGGGGCTCATTCGTGCGCCCGGGCGCACCAATAGCGGACGCCGGCTCTATGCCGACGCGGACATCCAGCGTCTCGCCTTCATCAAGCACGCGCGCGTTCTGGGGTTTGAACTCGACGACATACGCTCGTTGCTGGATCTGACTGACAATCCGAACCGTCCCTGCGACGAGGCCGACCGTATTGCACGCAAGCATCTGGCGGAGGTCGAGCAACGCCTTGCGCAGCTGGTTGCCCTGAAGACTGAACTGAACCGGATTGTCAGGTCATGCGCCGGCCGGAACGCCGCGCAATGCCGCGTAATCGAGGCGCTGGCCGATCATCGCAGCGTAGAGAAGGAATCAGTTCAGCCTCCGCCACAGCGGGCGCGCGTCAAACCTGCGCGCGTGACGAGGCG
This window encodes:
- a CDS encoding transcriptional regulator of MerR family, with the protein product MQAIGEAAKRTGLKVPTIRFYEQEGLIRAPGRTNSGRRLYADADIQRLAFIKHARVLGFELDDIRSLLDLTDNPNRPCDEADRIARKHLAEVEQRLAQLVALKTELNRIVRSCAGRNAAQCRVIEALADHRSVEKESVQPPPQRARVKPARVTRRRK
- a CDS encoding cytochrome c, class I yields the protein MVAFAFAATLFSAPSFAQETTPPAQVAWRLLDYLAVDYSGAVADGAVVNAAEYAEMREFSASVRERLAALPPTPTQPALILQADQLVAAIGRKAAPQEVADRAHLLARDLLAAYPTPLAPSAPPDMSRGAALYAEQCASCHGAAGHGDGPNARGLSPPPVAFADLERARQRSIFGLYQVIGQGLDGTAMASFAHLSSDDRWALAFYVGGFAFDDAEQGRRLWTEDRQMRDRVPNLQALVQTTPEALAAQIGEPNAARIVAYLRHHPEAVSQRGNTLDIARAKLAQSVARYDAGDQRGAQELALAAYLDGFEPVEPILTARDSALLARVEQAMGSLRASISAGAPATDVRAQAERIGALFDAAERVLSPQQASATSSFAGAFTILLREGLEAMLIVIAMIAFLGKAERRDVLPYVHGGWIAALAAGVLTWAAATSLISISGASRELTEGFGSLLAAIVLISVGIWMHGKGQSKAWQAYIHEKLSKALSKGSAWFLFALAFVVVYREVFETILFYIALWSQGAHLAIIAGAATAALALAVIGWALLSYSKRLPIAQFFSYSAMLIAVLAVVLAGKGVAGLQEAGLVDIHPLAALPRVELLGLFPTWEGFATQALTLGVIIVGFYLSGRQAALPAKI